Proteins from a genomic interval of Trifolium pratense cultivar HEN17-A07 linkage group LG6, ARS_RC_1.1, whole genome shotgun sequence:
- the LOC123888369 gene encoding DNA-binding protein SMUBP-2 translates to MEGGASKKKAPPLSLEQFISITTPLLDLEKDAEISSSIATGASRNLDTAQKRGSTILNLKCVDVQTGLMGKSLIEFQSTKADVLPAHKFGTHDVVVLKLNKADLGSPALGQGVVYRLKDSSITVAFDDIPEDGLNSPLRLEKVANEVTYHRMKDALVQLSKGVHKGPASDLIPVLFGERQPTVSKKDVSFTSINRNLDHSQKDAITKALSSKNVFLLHGPPGTGKTTTVVEIILQEVKRGSKILACAASNIAVDNIVERLVPHKVKLVRIGHPARLLPQVLDSALDAQVLRGDNSGLANDIRKEMKVLNGKLLKTKEKNTRREIQKELRILSREERKRQQLAVTDVIKTADVILTTLIGAFTKKLDRTSFDLVIIDEAAQALEIACWIPLLKGTRCILAGDHLQLPPTIQSVEAEKKGLGRTLFERLAELYGDEVTSMLTVQYRMHQLIMDWSSKELYNSKVKAHPSVAAHMLYDLEDVKRTSSTEPTLLLIDTDGCDMDEKKDEEDSTLNEGESEVAMAHAKRLVQSGVLPSNIGIITPYAAQVVLLKMLRNKENSLKDIEISTVDGFQGREKEAIIISMVRSNSKKEVGFLSDRRRMNVAVTRARRQCCIVCNRETVSSDGFLKRLVEYFETHGEYQSASEYQNE, encoded by the exons ATGGAGGGAGGAGCGAGTAAGAAGAAAGCACCACCTCTCTCTTTGGAGCAATTCATCTCTATCACCACCCCTCTTCTCGACTTGGAAAAG GATGCTGAGATATCGAGCTCAATTGCAACTGGCGCCTCGAGGAATTTGGATACTGCTCAAAAGAGAGGATCAACAATCCTTAACTTGAAGTGTGTAGATGTTCAG ACGGGGCTTATGGGAAAGTCTTTGATTGAATTTCAATCCACAAAAGCAGATGTGCTTCCTGCACACAAG TTTGGTACTCATGATGTTGTTGTTTTAAAACTCAACAAGGCTGATTTAGGTTCTCCTGCTCTTGGGCAAGGTGTAGTTTACAGATTGAAG GACTCATCAATTACTGTTGCTTTTGATGATATACCAGAAGATGGATTAAACAGTCCCCTAAGGCTGGAAAAAGTTGCAAATGAG GTGACATATCACAGGATGAAAGATGCATTAGTACAGTTGAGTAAAGGAGTGCATAAGGGTCCTGCTTCTGATCTAATACCTGTCTTGTTTGGGGAGAGGCAACCAACAGTGTCCAAGAAGGATGTATCATTCACTTCCATTAATAGAAATCTTGATCACTCTCAG AAAGATGCAATTACAAAAGCCCTATCGTCGAAGAATGTTTTCTTGCTACATGGACCTCCTGGAACAGGAAAAACTACAACAGTGGTGGAAATTATATTACAAGAAGTAAAACGTGGATCTAAGATTCTCGCTTGTGCTGCATCAAATATTGCTGTTGACAACATCGTTGAGCGGCTAGTTCCACACAA AGTTAAGCTGGTGAGGATTGGTCATCCCGCACGTTTATTGCCTCAAGTGCTCGATAGTGCATTGGATGCTCAG GTACTACGAGGAGATAATAGTGGTCTCGCAAATGACATTCGAAAAGAAATGAAG GTATTGAATGGAAAGCTGCTAAaaaccaaagagaaaaataCAAGGAGGGAGATACAGAAGGAACTTAGGATTCTATCTAGAGAAGAGCGGAAAAGGCAGCAGCTTGCTGTTACAGACGTAATTAAAACTGCAGATGTAATATTAACTACTCTGATTGGGGCTTTCACTAAGAAACTTGACCGCACATCATTTGATTTGGTGATTATCGACGAAGCTGCTCAAGCACTTGAGATAGCATGCTGGATACCTCTGCTAAAG GGTACAAGATGTATACTTGCAGGAGATCATCTTCAACTTCCTCCAACCATTCAAAGTGTTGAAGCTGAGAAGAAAGGCTTAGGAAGAACCCTCTTCGAACGACTTGCTGAACTGTATGGAGATGAAGTCACATCTATGCTTACTGTCCAGTATCGTATGCATCAACTTATCATGGATTGGTCTTCTAAAGAGCTTTATAACAGTAAG GTCAAGGCTCATCCAAGTGTTGCTGCACATATGCTATATGATCTTGAGGATGTGAAGAGGACATCTTCAACTGAACCAACCCTTCTTCTCATAGACACAGATGG ATGTGACATGGATGAaaagaaagatgaagaagataGCACCCTTAATGAAGGAGAATCTGAAGTTGCTATGGCTCATGCAAAGCGATTAGTGCAAAGCGGGGTGCTCCCTTCTAATATTGGAATTATTACCCCATATGCTGCCCAG GTTGTTTTACTTAAGATGTTGAGAAACAAGGAGAACTCGCTGAAGGATATTGAAATCTCAACAGTTGATGGTTTCCAGGGTAGGGAGAAGGAAGCCATTATTATATCAATGGTTCGATCAAATTCAAAAAAGGAG GTGGGCTTTCTGAGTGATCGGCGGCGAATGAATGTGGCCGTGACACGGGCAAGAAGGCAATGCTGTATTGTCTGTAATAGGGAGACAGTTAGTAGTGATGGATTTCTAAAGCGGTTGGTTGAATATTTTGAAACGCACGGTGAATATCAGAGTGCATCTGAGTACCAGAATGAGTAG